A genomic region of Xiphophorus couchianus chromosome 18, X_couchianus-1.0, whole genome shotgun sequence contains the following coding sequences:
- the LOC114161355 gene encoding proteoglycan 4-like isoform X1 — protein sequence MKKFELGETAEYCVMADDAEEDPECSRWPTAPDGYIPNSIIRSWRKKQKGSSGEDFWQQFFSTSVYIELGEEEERTADEVFYCYFDVDEIDIPAEMERKKSARDRSPSTRKSSRVGKKPPGRKVSVKPKTSQKRKESEYGSDMQPRRSLKTSRRSLVSQKSGQKRSGKLSKAEIEEGRPLDRTGLGEGVERGLGEGVERPLQSDSMFDSAGQQFDTKPGEGQQPSVDYLDADISKQDDQTQISTKETPLPKAPPPTPEDKKLKRKVTFQLPQDADLLLSTDEYDSGEHNKMALSTKVMSLFRKQRETFSPQMKRAKISSGRRKSGRESFSFRRRRFSSGRRKFSSGRGSLVSRGRRIDFKKRKSSTRKGQISLAMAMHLPLAHFSTGIKRGTRPIKGKSRVTVPLSTTSRKQLKVQPESPPDTADDSIPHSLSFGPISDNRPLPEWRKNMYKVIALKGFRSSRAQRRFSMEYPDESSIASKLSAKMPILQQGQAEESQQEKQEIELKKSTEPTRQQPTEGQFAAEHQQESAGAFQPSVTTPELQQGKAEKSQQKIQLKKSREPTHQQPAKEQQSARASQPSVTTPTHQKLKPEIQLKKSIESTYQQPTEGQFAAYHLGEPPVLSESLTVKPIIPKPRPKLTKVLTTTTEPTQQQPTTEQFTAEHQQAFSHAYQPSTPMLQKGQSEASIWLGQEIELKESTEPAHQRPRLYGESTGASPYAEATPYEGAPSYTEAPPHMGAAPLIGAQSYAGAPPYPGTTPYAGAPPYPGTTPYAGAPPYPGTTYAGAPPYPGTTPYAGAPPYPGATPYPGATPYPGTTPYPGTTPYAGAPPYPGATPYPGATPYPGTTPYPGTTPYPGTTPYPGITPYAGATPYTGATPYTGPFPFTGAPPYPGTAPYTGAAQSTGAPPYPGAPPYPGAPTHTGASPYPGTAPYPGAPPYTGAHPYPGAPPYPGAPTHTGAPPYPGAPPYPGAPTHTGAPPYPGTAPYPGAPPYTGAHPYPGAPPYPGAPTHTGAPPYPGAPPYPGAPPYTGAAPYTRGLPYTGASSLQLTEGQFAAKYPQKPPCASRPTITMSMLQCGPAYTALRELRVVKDLRVAQKSQLKDSKEPTHPKSVFYTAYTGAFPFKLPKVQLAAEHPQEPPHVSLRKDGLLQSIPRGLPVPTHRKAVCGTETGTFPCQPTEVQFAEEQPQEPTHASQHSKTMLRRGQAEPTQRVVQEVQLKTSSEPAQCSFSKVVPLASRQNFITSSKCGKTQYGKLQFDWMRGSLK from the exons atgaaaaagtttgaaCTTGGCGAGACAGCTGAATATTGCGTCATGGCGGACGATGCTGAAGAAGACCCGGAGTGCAGTAGATGGCCCACGGCTCCAGACGGCTACATCCCCAACTCCATAATCAGAAGCTggaggaagaaacaaaaaggttCCAGCGGGGAAGACTTCTGGCAGCAATTCTTTTCCACCAGTGTGTACATTGAACTgggcgaggaagaggagagaacTGCTGACGAGGTCTTCTACTGTTATTTCGATGTGGATGAGATCGATATTCCTGCTGAGATGGAAAGGAAGAAGTCAGCAAGAGACAGGTCGCCAAGCACGCGGAAATCAAGCAgagtgggaaaaaaaccccctgGAAGAAAGGTTTCagttaaaccaaaaacaagtcAGAAGAGAAAGGAGAGCGAATATGGGTCTGATATGCAGCCGAGGAGGAGTCTGAAAACTTCTAGAAGAAGTCTGGTGTCTCAGAAGTCAGGTCAAAAAAGAAGTGGCAA ACTTTCCAAAGCAGAAATTGAAGAGGGCAGACCTCTGGACAGGACAG GGCTTGGTGAAGGCGTTGAACGTGGGCTTGGTGAAGGCGTTGAACGTCCACTTCAATCTGACTCCATGTTTGATTCAGCAGGCCAACAATTCGACACCAAACCTGGAG agGGGCAGCAGCCTTCTGTTGACTATTTGGATGCTGACATCTCAAAGCAAG ATGATCAAACACAGATCAGTACCAAAGAAACTCCTTTACCAAAGGCTCCTCCTCCAACTCCAGAGGATAAGAAATTAAAACGGAAGGTGACCTTCCAACTGCCTCAAGATGCAGATCTTCTGCTGTCCACTGATGAATATGACAGTGGAGAGCACAACAAGATGGCGCTCAGTACAAAGGTTATGTCACTCTTTAGaaagcaaagagaaacattCTCTCCTCAAATGAAAAGAGCTAAGATTAGTTCTGGAAGAAGAAAGTCTGGAAGGGAAAGCTTTAGTTTTAGAAGAAGACGCTTTAGTTCTGGAAGAAGAAAGTTTAGTTCTGGAAGGGGAAGCCTTGTATCTAGAGGAAGAaggattgattttaaaaagagaaagtcTAGCACTAGAAAGGGACAGATAAGTCTTGCAATGGCAATGCATTTGCCACTTGCTCATTTCTCTACAGGAATAAAGAGAGGGACCAGGCCTATCAAAGGCAAATCTCGAGTTACTGTTCCATTGTCCACCACATCCCGGAAGCAGCTCAAAGTCCAACCTGAAAGTCCTCCAGACACTGCTGATGACAGTATTCCTCATTCTCTATCCTTCGGCCCTATCAGCGACAATAGGCCCCTTCCTGAATGGAGGAAGAACATGTACAAAGTGATTGCTCTCAAGGGTTTCCGTTCTTCACGGGCACAAAGGCGGTTTTCTATGGAGTATCCAGATGAGTCTTCCATTGCATCTAAACTCTCAGCAAAAATGCCCATCCTCCAACAGGGACAAGCTGAAGAATCCCAACAGGAGAAGCAGGAGATTGAATTGAAAAAGAGCACAGAGCCAACTCGCCAACAACCCACCGAAGGGCAGTTTGCAGCAGAGCATCAACAGGAGTCTGCTGGTGCATTTCAGCCTTCAGTAACCACCCCTGAGCTCCAACAGGGTAAAGCTGAAAAATCCCAACAGAAGATCCAATTGAAAAAGAGCAGAGAGCCAACTCACCAACAACCTGCCAAAGAGCAGCAATCTGCTCGTGCATCCCAACCCTCAGTAACCACTCCCACGCACCAAAAATTGAAACCAGAGATCCAATTGAAAAAGAGCATAGAGTCAACCTACCAACAACCTACTGAAGGGCAGTTTGCTGCATATCATCTAGGGGAACCTCCCGTTCTATCAGAATCTTTAACAGTTAAACCCATTATCCCAAAGCCTCGACCAAAGTTGACAAAGGTGTTGACGACGACAACAGAGCCAACCCAACAACAACCTACCACAGAGCAGTTTACTGCAGAGCATCAACAGGCTTTTAGCCATGCATACCAACCGTCCACCCCCATGCTCCAAAAGGGTCAATCTGAAGCATCCATATGGTTGGGGCAGGAGATCGAATTGAAGGAGAGCACAGAGCCAGCCCACCAAAGGCCACGTTTATATGGAGAATCCACAGGAGCCTCCCCATATGCAGAAGCCACTCCATATGAAGGAGCTCCCTCATACACAGAAGCTCCCCCACACATGGGAGCTGCCCCACTCATAGGAGCCCAATCATATGCAGGAGCTCCCCCATACCCAGGAACTACACCATACGCAGGAGCTCCCCCATACCCAGGAACTACACCATACGCAGGAGCTCCCCCATACCCAGGAACTACATACGCAGGAGCTCCCCCATACCCAGGAACTACACCATACGCAGGAGCTCCCCCATACCCAGGGGCTACACCATACCCAGGAGCTACACCATACCCAGGAACTACACCATACCCAGGAACTACACCATATGCAGGAGCTCCCCCATACCCAGGAGCTACACCATACCCAGGAGCTACACCATACCCAGGAACTACACCATACCCAGGAACTACACCATACCCAGGAACTACACCATATCCAGGAATTACACCATATGCAGGAGCTACACCATACACAGGAGCTACCCCTTACACAGGGCCATTCCCTTTTACAGGAGCTCCCCCATACCCAGGAACTGCCCCATATACAGGAGCTGCCCAATCCACAGGAGCACCCCCATACCCAGGAGCTCCCCCATACCCAGGTGCTCCCACACATACAGGAGCTTCCCCATACCCAGGAACTGCCCCATACCCAGGAGCTCCCCCATACACAGGAGCACACCCATACCCAGGAGCTCCCCCATACCCAGGTGCTCCCACACATACAGGAGCTCCCCCATACCCAGGAGCTCCCCCATACCCAGGTGCTCCCACACATACAGGAGCTCCCCCATACCCAGGAACTGCCCCATACCCAGGAGCTCCCCCATACACAGGAGCACACCCATACCCAGGAGCTCCCCCATACCCAGGTGCTCCCACACATACAGGAGCTCCCCCATACCCAGGAGCTCCCCCATACCCAGGAGCTCCCCCATACACAGGAGCTGCCCCATACACAAGAGGTCTCCCATACACAGGAGCCTCTTCGTTACAACTCACTGAAGGGCAATTTGCTGCAAAGTATCCACAGAAGCCTCCCTGTGCATCCCGACCTACAATAACCATGTCCATGCTACAATGTGGCCCAGCTTACACCGCCCTTAGGGAGCTAAGAGTGGTTAAGGATCTAAGGGTGGCACAGAAGAGTCAACTGAAAGACAGCAAAGAACCAACCCACCCAAAGTCAGTTTTCTATACAGCATACACAGGAGCCTTCCCATTCAAACTTCCCAAAGTGCAGTTAGCTGCAGAGCATCCACAGGAGCCTCCCCATGTCAGTTTACGAAAGGATGGTTTGCTGCAGAGTATCCCCAGGGGTCTCCCCGTGCCAACCCATCGAAAGGCTGTTTGCGGCACTGAAACAGGAACTTTCCCGTGCCAACCCACAGAAGTGCAGTTTGCTGAGGAGCAACCACAGGAGCCTACTCATGCATCCCAACATTCAAAAACAATGCTGCGACGGGGTCAAGCTGAACCAACCCAAAGGGTAGTGCAGGAGGTCCAATTGAAAACCAGCTCAGAGCCAGCCCAATGTTCCTTCAGTAAAGTGGTCCCTTTGGCTTCTCGACAAAACTTCATCACCTCAAGTAAATGTGGGAAGACACAGTATGGAAAACTGCAGTTTGACTGGATGAGGGGTTcattaaagtga